A single region of the Desmonostoc muscorum LEGE 12446 genome encodes:
- a CDS encoding IS630 family transposase, whose protein sequence is MIFLREINPLSLKLLERIYRQSRYHQVRQRAHFLILANQGVELQELMKIFNVSYKAIYNWINRWESSGMVGLYNKLGRGRKRIFKPEQEAKIREWAKLEPRQLKKTLQKIKSEWDIEVSTETIKRILRNFYMTWHRMRRDVGGEPDPIEYKEKSAQLTEFKRLEDEGKINLYYLDETGFCLIPSVPYGWQDIGEYLTITSRRSARLNVLGIMNRNNHLEAYVSFQSINSDVIIACIDTFFPQVDKPTVIVVDQSSIHTSDMIIDKVEEWQERGITIFQLPSYSPELNLIEILWRFIKYQWLEIDAYKNWQTFVASVENILREFGKNYVINFV, encoded by the coding sequence ATGATTTTTTTGAGAGAAATCAATCCTCTTTCTTTGAAACTACTGGAGCGAATATATCGCCAAAGCAGATATCATCAGGTGCGCCAAAGAGCACATTTCTTAATTTTAGCTAATCAAGGAGTAGAGTTACAAGAATTAATGAAAATATTTAATGTTAGTTATAAGGCTATCTATAACTGGATAAATCGTTGGGAATCATCAGGGATGGTTGGACTTTATAATAAACTAGGAAGAGGTAGAAAACGAATATTTAAACCAGAACAAGAAGCAAAAATTAGAGAGTGGGCGAAACTTGAACCAAGACAATTAAAAAAGACGCTACAAAAAATTAAATCAGAATGGGATATTGAAGTTAGCACTGAAACTATTAAAAGAATATTAAGAAATTTTTATATGACTTGGCATCGAATGCGACGAGATGTTGGAGGAGAGCCAGATCCTATAGAATACAAGGAAAAATCTGCACAGTTAACAGAGTTTAAACGATTAGAAGACGAAGGTAAAATTAACTTATATTACTTAGACGAAACCGGATTTTGTTTAATTCCTTCTGTTCCTTATGGATGGCAAGATATCGGAGAGTACTTAACTATTACTAGTCGCCGTAGTGCGCGCCTAAATGTTTTAGGAATCATGAATCGAAATAATCACCTTGAAGCTTATGTCTCTTTTCAAAGTATCAATTCAGATGTGATTATTGCTTGCATTGATACTTTCTTTCCCCAAGTAGATAAACCGACGGTAATTGTTGTTGATCAATCCTCTATTCATACCAGTGATATGATTATTGATAAAGTTGAAGAATGGCAAGAACGTGGCATTACCATCTTTCAATTACCTTCCTATTCACCAGAGCTAAATTTGATTGAAATTTTGTGGCGGTTTATTAAGTATCAATGGCTCGAAATAGATGCTTACAAAAATTGGCAAACCTTTGTCGCATCTGTCGAAAATATTCTCCGAGAATTTGGTAAAAAC
- a CDS encoding glycoside hydrolase domain-containing protein — MSGHAGFDRLQYPGDSVMQWLRDNTNLAWIGFYLAPAPSQPYTGWMLKHDFLKNLGWGFAPIYVGQQAQGPGSRILTAQQGRIDAQDATNLASNAGFPQFSVLYLDVEQGPPLDQSVIDYYTAWVQVVFDNNYYPGVYCSHLLADQFIAADNRVLLWVFNLRTYSSNQFYPNPYPNPDPSIGHPSSTVWQLAQNCLIDAGSIRINPIDLDSSSLIDPSVFISP, encoded by the coding sequence ATGTCAGGTCATGCAGGTTTTGACCGACTCCAATATCCTGGTGATAGTGTTATGCAATGGCTGCGGGATAATACCAATTTAGCGTGGATAGGGTTTTACCTTGCTCCAGCGCCCTCTCAACCTTACACAGGTTGGATGCTGAAGCACGACTTCTTAAAGAATTTAGGGTGGGGTTTCGCACCAATTTATGTTGGACAGCAAGCTCAAGGACCAGGCTCTAGGATTTTGACAGCACAACAAGGTCGCATTGATGCACAAGATGCAACAAATCTAGCTTCTAACGCAGGATTTCCTCAATTTTCTGTTCTTTACCTTGATGTCGAGCAAGGTCCGCCTTTGGATCAAAGTGTAATCGATTATTACACTGCATGGGTGCAAGTGGTGTTTGATAATAACTATTATCCAGGTGTATATTGTTCACATTTACTAGCAGACCAGTTTATTGCTGCCGATAACCGTGTACTTCTTTGGGTATTTAATCTCAGAACATACTCATCTAATCAATTTTATCCTAATCCCTATCCTAATCCTGACCCCAGCATAGGACACCCATCTTCTACAGTTTGGCAGTTAGCTCAAAACTGTTTAATTGATGCTGGGAGTATAAGAATCAATCCAATTGATCTGGATAGCTCTTCCTTGATTGATCCATCAGTTTTTATCTCGCCCTAA
- a CDS encoding S8 family serine peptidase: MTFRIIIKLRREQITIPYQDSAHLALTGLAAAAWQQLVAAFPDAALSLNRILTDQSPEQLENLLDLARSRSGQEPPDLFSLMAIDVEGLIDVQTLVTAVSALPFVEFAYEESPHTLAMVDPSDDPLAPSQRYLGPAPFGIEALFAWSLPGADGANVRFADIEYGWQLNHEDLLGAAIVELNQSVPGHEFHSTACLGIVLAQDNNLGIIGAAPSVQGAIISALSSSLPDAFLKAVGFLQAGDILLIEQQTGDLKPIEMDPHIAMLIQTLTLLGIVVIEPAGNGGHDLDLLLRPDGTSLDKATFNFFDSRAIMVGARQALTRNRISFSCFGSRVDCHAWGEFIVTTSAPPSLYIGLNPLAGNAGFGGTSGASAIIAGAAAILQGIAKARETLLAPDRMRALLSDPTFNTLSNNPANDWIGVMPNLQEAVLRI, from the coding sequence ATGACTTTTAGAATAATTATTAAATTAAGGCGTGAGCAGATTACGATCCCATATCAGGATTCCGCTCACCTAGCACTAACGGGTCTGGCTGCTGCTGCATGGCAACAATTGGTAGCAGCATTTCCTGATGCAGCTCTGTCCCTGAACAGAATTCTAACAGATCAAAGTCCTGAACAGTTGGAGAATCTGCTTGATCTAGCACGCAGCCGAAGTGGTCAAGAGCCTCCAGACCTCTTCAGCCTCATGGCCATTGATGTTGAAGGTCTTATTGATGTCCAAACTTTGGTAACAGCTGTTAGTGCACTTCCGTTTGTAGAGTTCGCGTATGAAGAATCTCCTCATACGCTTGCTATGGTAGATCCATCAGACGATCCATTGGCCCCTTCACAGCGATATCTTGGGCCAGCCCCCTTCGGGATAGAAGCGCTATTTGCCTGGAGTCTTCCAGGTGCAGATGGTGCCAATGTTCGGTTCGCCGACATAGAATATGGCTGGCAGCTAAATCACGAGGACTTACTTGGTGCGGCAATTGTCGAGCTGAATCAGAGTGTGCCAGGCCATGAATTTCATTCAACGGCTTGTCTAGGTATAGTCTTAGCGCAAGACAATAACCTTGGCATCATTGGTGCTGCACCAAGCGTGCAAGGAGCGATCATCAGCGCCCTCAGTAGCAGCCTTCCAGACGCATTCCTAAAGGCCGTTGGTTTTCTACAAGCAGGCGATATCCTCCTGATCGAGCAACAAACAGGGGATCTCAAACCCATTGAAATGGATCCACACATAGCGATGCTTATCCAAACGTTAACACTTCTAGGGATCGTGGTGATTGAACCTGCAGGAAATGGCGGACACGACTTGGATCTGCTTCTACGCCCAGATGGAACAAGTCTCGACAAAGCAACGTTCAATTTTTTCGACTCGCGAGCAATCATGGTTGGTGCAAGGCAAGCGCTTACACGGAATCGCATATCTTTTTCCTGCTTTGGAAGTCGTGTAGATTGCCATGCTTGGGGGGAATTCATAGTCACTACTTCTGCTCCACCGAGTCTTTACATAGGACTTAATCCTTTAGCTGGTAATGCAGGTTTTGGAGGCACATCAGGAGCTAGTGCTATTATTGCCGGGGCAGCAGCAATCCTACAAGGAATCGCTAAAGCCCGTGAGACTTTACTGGCACCAGATCGTATGCGTGCGCTCCTCTCAGATCCAACGTTTAATACTCTATCTAACAATCCCGCGAATGACTGGATTGGTGTTATGCCGAACTTACAGGAAGCGGTTCTACGTATCTGA
- a CDS encoding transposase produces the protein MNGECFQQFLDWLSQQLGGDYAILQVDQAPAHTSSAIRWQEFIIPLFQPPSAPELNPIERLWQLLKKPLKNQLFSSLQTLRDRIQEIFDQLTLEQVISVSSYNFILEALFYAASY, from the coding sequence TTGAATGGCGAGTGTTTTCAACAGTTTTTGGACTGGCTATCTCAACAATTAGGTGGGGATTACGCTATTTTACAGGTTGACCAAGCACCTGCTCATACAAGTTCAGCGATTCGTTGGCAAGAGTTTATTATTCCTCTGTTTCAGCCACCTTCAGCCCCTGAACTCAATCCCATTGAAAGGCTTTGGCAGCTCCTCAAGAAACCACTCAAAAATCAGCTTTTCTCTTCTTTACAAACTTTACGCGATCGCATCCAAGAAATATTTGATCAACTTACACTTGAGCAGGTAATTTCCGTCTCTTCTTACAACTTTATCCTGGAAGCTTTATTCTATGCAGCTTCATATTAA
- a CDS encoding helix-turn-helix domain-containing protein, giving the protein MSRPFKIEIAESEEELKKRLQTANLGNQKEKLIMLWWIKSGQVKEQQEIGKRLAKDTSTVTRWLQKYRAGGLYELLEMKKAPGAKRKIHDAAIAALEEELKTGKGFSSYGAIVEWLKQEHGQDIEYATVYAWVRYRLGAKLKVPRPQSHKQDEKLVSEFKKNLESFLIV; this is encoded by the coding sequence ATGAGCCGCCCTTTTAAGATTGAAATCGCAGAGAGCGAAGAAGAACTTAAAAAACGTCTACAAACAGCTAACTTAGGAAACCAGAAAGAAAAACTTATTATGCTGTGGTGGATAAAAAGCGGACAGGTTAAGGAGCAGCAAGAAATTGGAAAACGCTTGGCGAAAGATACCTCAACTGTAACAAGGTGGTTGCAAAAGTATAGAGCAGGCGGGCTATATGAATTACTGGAAATGAAAAAAGCTCCAGGAGCAAAACGCAAAATTCATGACGCAGCGATCGCAGCACTGGAGGAAGAGTTAAAAACAGGAAAAGGCTTTAGTAGCTATGGTGCAATAGTTGAGTGGTTGAAACAAGAACATGGACAAGATATAGAGTATGCAACGGTTTATGCGTGGGTTCGATATCGATTAGGAGCAAAACTAAAAGTGCCTCGCCCTCAAAGCCATAAGCAAGACGAGAAATTGGTATCTGAATTTAAAAAAAACTTGGAATCATTCTTAATTGTCTAG
- a CDS encoding thiol-disulfide oxidoreductase DCC family protein: MPSPQIQSYGCNNSLDQPLSTLPSWKIKLLYDGQCPLCLREVNFLKKRDAGRGLVAFVDIADDDYNPQAHRGVDYETAMGRIHAVLPDGTVVKNVEVFRRIYEILGMGWVYAATSLPVIGAIADFLYGIWADWRLFLTGRPDLATIVRERSSQLACKSQSRCRLMDRND, encoded by the coding sequence ATGCCCTCACCACAAATCCAATCCTACGGTTGTAACAACTCTCTAGACCAGCCTTTATCCACTCTGCCGTCGTGGAAAATCAAACTGCTGTATGACGGTCAATGTCCCTTGTGTCTGCGTGAGGTTAACTTTTTGAAGAAGCGGGACGCGGGTCGAGGGCTGGTGGCGTTTGTAGATATTGCAGATGATGACTACAATCCCCAAGCACATCGCGGTGTTGACTATGAAACTGCGATGGGGCGTATTCATGCTGTGTTGCCAGACGGAACAGTAGTTAAAAATGTTGAGGTTTTCCGTCGCATTTACGAAATTCTGGGGATGGGTTGGGTCTATGCTGCAACTTCCTTACCAGTTATCGGTGCTATTGCCGACTTCCTATATGGGATTTGGGCCGATTGGCGACTTTTCCTAACAGGACGACCAGATTTAGCGACTATTGTACGAGAGCGTTCTTCTCAACTTGCTTGCAAGTCCCAAAGCCGTTGTCGCTTAATGGATAGAAATGACTAA
- a CDS encoding SDR family oxidoreductase, with amino-acid sequence MNYDIKDKTILVTGANRGIGKAIVESFIEQGATKVYAAVRQLNSVSSLVEQYGLRVVPIRVDLGDPQSIVAAAQTAPDVQIVINNAGVFQAGTPLAENAIAALEFQMNINVYGLIYMAQAFAPVLKANGGGVFVQINSVASLKGFPDSATYCASKAAAYSITQALRELLGEQGTLVLSVHPGPIATDMGDAAGMSEVAQPPALVADGIIKALKAGDFHVFPDSVAKQMGDAYKSFAQNVVEVLSS; translated from the coding sequence ATGAACTACGACATCAAAGACAAAACCATTTTGGTGACGGGCGCAAATCGCGGCATCGGCAAGGCGATAGTTGAGTCGTTTATTGAACAGGGAGCCACCAAAGTCTATGCAGCTGTTCGTCAGCTCAACAGTGTTTCCTCATTGGTTGAACAATACGGCTTACGAGTAGTACCAATTCGGGTTGATTTAGGCGATCCCCAATCTATTGTTGCTGCTGCTCAAACTGCCCCAGATGTGCAAATAGTTATCAATAATGCAGGAGTCTTTCAAGCTGGAACTCCCTTAGCTGAGAATGCGATCGCCGCTCTCGAATTTCAGATGAACATCAATGTATATGGATTGATCTACATGGCTCAGGCGTTTGCCCCGGTACTCAAAGCCAATGGAGGTGGTGTCTTTGTCCAAATCAATTCTGTTGCTTCGCTCAAGGGTTTCCCCGACTCTGCCACTTACTGTGCCTCAAAAGCTGCGGCCTATTCAATCACCCAGGCATTACGAGAACTATTGGGTGAGCAGGGCACGCTTGTGCTAAGTGTTCACCCTGGTCCGATTGCGACGGATATGGGCGATGCGGCAGGAATGAGTGAGGTTGCACAGCCACCTGCACTTGTGGCAGACGGGATTATAAAAGCTCTCAAAGCTGGCGATTTTCACGTCTTTCCTGACTCAGTGGCTAAACAAATGGGCGATGCTTATAAAAGCTTTGCCCAAAATGTCGTTGAGGTGTTATCAAGTTAA
- a CDS encoding thermonuclease family protein: MIFQKTNQPSIALSQEWTATQVTDGDSITVRQTDGSQMEVELCGINAPEVRHDKATGQPFGNKAKQKLRSLVATNDSQVMVIPVGKDEQGRTVGEVMVYAQGEAEISFQEELLKSGLARTQQGEVECPNQIAFENAQRLAIASKAGIWGQMK, translated from the coding sequence TTGATTTTCCAAAAAACTAACCAGCCATCCATCGCACTCAGCCAAGAATGGACGGCTACACAAGTGACAGATGGCGACAGTATAACAGTCCGCCAAACCGATGGCAGCCAAATGGAAGTTGAGCTTTGTGGAATTAATGCACCTGAAGTCAGACACGATAAAGCTACAGGACAACCATTTGGTAATAAAGCAAAACAGAAACTGCGATCGCTTGTTGCAACTAATGATAGCCAAGTGATGGTCATTCCGGTGGGTAAAGATGAGCAGGGGCGTACTGTTGGAGAGGTGATGGTTTACGCTCAAGGTGAGGCTGAGATTAGTTTTCAAGAAGAATTGCTCAAGAGTGGTTTGGCTAGAACGCAGCAAGGTGAAGTGGAATGCCCAAATCAAATAGCTTTTGAGAATGCCCAGAGGTTGGCGATCGCATCAAAGGCAGGGATATGGGGACAAATGAAGTGA
- the ltrA gene encoding group II intron reverse transcriptase/maturase, with translation MNWRNAFRVVRRLRQRIFKATIGGNLKKVGSLQKLLMRSYSNILLSVRRVTQLNQGSKTAGVDRLLVKTPAARGLLVNILTKFIPWKPLPVRRVYIRKSNGKQRPLGIPCIVDRCLQAIVKNALEPYWEAHFERTSYGFRPGRSCHDAIERIHSMSKANSTKKWVVDADIEGCFDNISHVPLINAIGNFPARKLIQQWLNAGYVDKGVFHDTNAGVPQGGIISPLLANIALHGMESVLGIKYDQNGHTIGDRGIVRYADDLVVFCKSREDAVKAHDTLQEFMNTRGLTLSESKTHIVRLLDGFNFLGFHIRQYPDSTTKTGRKVLIKPSIESLQNVRNKIKQVWLDNTSCSVDFVIDKLNPIIRGIPNYYRTVVSSQIFSSLDRWMFIRERRYAKRMHAKKNQSWCNRRYWGRLNLDRSDYWVFGNKRTGKHLLKFSWFNIRRHPMVKGAYSTDDPELKSYWENRQNIKSKSLIPSYQKIAQKQGFKCPVCGESLLNDEPIQKHHKIPCHQGGNDSYANLELVHYYCHQQIHSLVQKLNSELDEQLSLW, from the coding sequence GTGAACTGGAGAAACGCGTTCCGAGTAGTTAGGCGACTAAGACAGAGAATATTCAAGGCAACCATTGGCGGTAACTTGAAAAAGGTTGGCAGCCTTCAAAAGCTACTTATGCGTAGCTACTCTAATATACTACTTTCCGTTAGAAGAGTAACGCAATTAAACCAAGGCAGTAAAACAGCAGGGGTAGATAGATTACTGGTAAAAACCCCGGCAGCTAGAGGGTTGTTGGTGAATATTCTCACCAAATTTATTCCTTGGAAGCCGTTACCAGTCAGGCGGGTATATATCCGTAAATCCAATGGAAAACAAAGACCTCTCGGAATACCTTGCATCGTCGATAGATGTCTCCAAGCCATCGTCAAAAATGCTTTGGAACCCTATTGGGAAGCGCACTTTGAGCGTACTTCCTACGGATTTCGACCTGGGAGGTCATGCCATGATGCGATTGAAAGGATACATTCAATGTCAAAAGCCAACTCCACTAAGAAGTGGGTGGTAGATGCGGACATTGAAGGTTGCTTTGATAACATCTCTCATGTGCCGCTAATTAATGCCATTGGTAATTTTCCAGCCAGAAAATTAATTCAACAATGGTTGAATGCGGGATATGTGGATAAAGGTGTTTTCCATGATACCAATGCTGGAGTACCTCAAGGTGGAATTATTTCACCTCTACTTGCGAATATAGCTTTGCATGGTATGGAATCTGTCCTCGGCATCAAGTACGATCAAAACGGTCATACGATTGGCGATCGCGGTATTGTGCGCTATGCCGATGATTTGGTGGTGTTCTGCAAAAGTCGGGAAGATGCTGTCAAAGCCCATGATACCCTCCAAGAGTTTATGAATACTCGCGGTCTAACTCTATCAGAGTCAAAAACCCACATAGTACGGCTATTGGATGGATTCAACTTCTTAGGCTTTCACATCAGACAATACCCTGATTCCACTACCAAAACAGGTAGGAAAGTATTAATCAAACCTAGCATTGAATCTTTGCAGAATGTCCGAAATAAAATCAAACAAGTTTGGCTGGATAATACTAGCTGTAGTGTTGATTTTGTCATAGACAAGCTAAACCCAATTATTCGGGGCATACCCAACTATTATCGGACTGTAGTTTCCTCGCAAATATTCAGTTCTCTAGATAGATGGATGTTTATCAGGGAGAGAAGGTACGCCAAAAGAATGCACGCCAAGAAAAATCAATCTTGGTGTAACCGTCGTTACTGGGGAAGGCTAAATCTTGATAGAAGCGATTACTGGGTGTTTGGTAACAAGCGCACGGGAAAACATTTACTTAAGTTTAGCTGGTTCAATATTAGGAGGCATCCAATGGTTAAGGGTGCTTATTCCACCGATGACCCAGAGCTAAAATCTTATTGGGAAAATCGACAGAATATTAAATCTAAAAGTTTAATTCCTAGTTACCAGAAGATTGCCCAAAAACAAGGATTCAAGTGTCCTGTATGTGGGGAATCATTACTCAATGATGAACCCATACAAAAGCACCATAAAATCCCTTGTCATCAAGGTGGTAACGATAGTTACGCTAATCTGGAATTAGTGCATTATTACTGTCATCAACAAATACATTCTCTAGTACAGAAACTCAATTCTGAACTTGATGAGCAACTGAGTCTTTGGTAG
- a CDS encoding helix-turn-helix transcriptional regulator, which yields MKLRESLGLTQRQIAEVVGVTDQTVSNWERGVNLPRLTPMQTAKLCQITRLSIEELAQLFNQ from the coding sequence ATGAAGTTAAGAGAGTCTTTGGGATTAACCCAGAGGCAAATTGCTGAAGTGGTAGGAGTAACAGATCAAACTGTTTCTAACTGGGAGCGAGGAGTTAATTTGCCACGACTTACTCCGATGCAGACAGCAAAATTATGTCAAATCACCCGACTATCAATTGAAGAGCTTGCACAATTGTTTAACCAGTAA